One stretch of Phycisphaerae bacterium DNA includes these proteins:
- a CDS encoding amidohydrolase: protein MRIDVNAFFGHWPYWPLPATGGDDLLRLMDCSLIDRAAVTSLRGLFGDWPTANGETLALARAHPDRLAPVACLSPMNGGGGKPLRRLVEEGFKACRLYPLLLQGYSLRSPFADELAAAAGECGIPVIVPTRPMMNFRFPTLPIGNVADLADRHPGTQFILSGPNYLSEFRAAVEVIASHVNITIETSCMQGFQAIARMAEAVGAERVLFGTGSLLQYPACGRAKLDHAEITPGQRALIESQNAERVLRL from the coding sequence GCCGCTCCCGGCGACCGGCGGGGACGACCTGCTCAGGCTCATGGACTGTTCCCTGATCGATCGGGCCGCGGTCACTTCCCTGCGCGGGCTGTTCGGCGACTGGCCGACCGCGAACGGGGAGACGTTGGCCCTGGCTCGGGCCCACCCCGATCGGCTCGCGCCGGTCGCGTGTCTCAGCCCGATGAACGGCGGCGGCGGGAAGCCGCTACGACGCCTGGTGGAGGAAGGGTTCAAGGCCTGCCGCCTCTATCCCCTGTTGCTGCAGGGTTACAGCCTGCGTAGTCCATTTGCCGATGAGCTGGCCGCGGCCGCCGGCGAGTGCGGGATTCCGGTGATCGTCCCCACGCGTCCGATGATGAACTTCCGTTTCCCGACGCTGCCAATCGGCAATGTGGCCGACCTGGCCGACCGCCACCCGGGCACCCAGTTCATTCTGAGCGGGCCGAACTACCTATCCGAGTTTCGCGCCGCCGTCGAGGTGATCGCAAGCCACGTCAACATCACCATTGAGACATCGTGCATGCAGGGCTTCCAGGCCATTGCTCGGATGGCCGAGGCCGTAGGTGCGGAACGTGTGCTTTTTGGCACCGGATCGCTTCTGCAGTATCCGGCCTGTGGCCGGGCCAAGCTGGACCATGCCGAAATCACCCCGGGGCAGCGAGCCCTGATCGAATCGCAGAACGCCGAGCGGGTGCTCCGGCTCTAG